Genomic window (Musa acuminata AAA Group cultivar baxijiao chromosome BXJ1-9, Cavendish_Baxijiao_AAA, whole genome shotgun sequence):
CTCATGCAGATACCTAGCACAACAATAGGTGAACTTTCTCAGTCCAAAAATCTATATTTCTTATACCACACATCTACGATGGAAAAATATTCTACTTACTCTAAGGCTTTTGCAGCTCCAAGGGCCACTTCAAGGCGGGCAGTCCAAGATAGTCTACTGTTGAGATCATCTCCAACATGAAGTATGTCATGTAAGGTCTTCTGACTGAAGTATCTATATACAAATAAACGCTGGTCAAACTCCGCACAATACCCCACAAGCTCAAGAATGTTAGGATGCCTCAGTTCAGAGACAGCTAATACTAGCTCCAGAAAGTCATCAGCAGGTACTCTTGAGTTCACATTGTCAAGCTTCATGACTTCCAATAGCTGCACAGCAGGATTAGTAAAAGTATCAGTGGACAATCTTTTCAGAAAGTGCTGAAGAATACAATTTAAGTACATGCTTACAGCAAGTGTCAGGGATGTTACTATTTTGACATAATAAAAAATAGTGAATATGGACAACAAAGATTTTCCAAAAATCGGGTGTAAAATTTAAACAACACAACATAGGTGTGAATAAGCCAACCTGGAAAGCTTCTTCCTCTTAAAGCATCAGGTCATCAACTTAATAAACTAGAAAAACTAAGTGTAATGTTGAATGCAATTTTCATTAATATTGGTGGTCTATGATTGTGTTGTCAACATCATCTAGACAGCTACACAAAGTAGCAAACTGCACAGACATTTTAATATTTCATGGCCCGAAAGCTGAATAGacatttgaataaaaaaaaacgAAACAGAATGTTCTTCTCATGTTATAGGCACAAAGATTAACGGCATACCTTTCCATCAGAAGATTGTGCAAGGTATGCTTTGCCCAATCTATCATCTCTGATCAGATTTTCTTCACTAAAATTGTCTGTGTATTGTTGAAGATCTCCAACAGAAAAGGATCTCACAGAAGTTGGTGTGGTGTTCATCATCTCTGGAGAATGGCCCACAACATTTTTTCTGAGGACAATCGGAGTTACAGTAACATTTTCCACAGGGGACTGTGGCATAACAATATCAgctgtctcattcatatcaattatGTGTTCCTTCTTCTTTTCAGAGTCCTTCACAACTGGTACAGGACGGAAGACAATAGTCATAATTACATAAACTAGTAACAAGACCACCAAGCAGAATGGAATATACCTGTCATTACCATATCAGTTACATATTCCTTTCTTTCTCTGTGGCCCTTCTTTGCAGCTATAAACAACCATTTCTAGATTGTACAGAAAAAGAAAGTAATACAGCCTGAAGATAAAATATCTTAGATGCATTAATCTTACCTTCTGGAACTTCGTTTTTTGTCTCTGCAAAATGTTCTTCGCTTCTAGGCTTTTTGTATCCCATTTCTGTTCTTCCAACCTGGCTTCTGAACAATTCATCATGCTTTGATTTCCTCTCTTGGTAttttgataagcaaaatattaccatCAATACAATGACAATAACTAGAAACACAGCGACAACGACATATCCAACGATTTTTACGGTTGACAGTTTGTGGGGACTTTCTTGACTGGATGGACCATCTGAAGAGTTTGTATGCATGGTATCAGGTATAGGAGACCCTGAAGGAGAAGATTGTGGTGGAGATTGACGTGGCGCTGATGATGGTGTGATGGAGGTATTAAACGGGTTTCCATCCTTTCTGTGCAGCAGTTCAACAAGTTAGTAGTAGACTTTCATTGTGTATATAtcagtgtgtgtgtatgtgtgtgacttatgtgtacatgtatacatatctTCTACCAATTCAATATTGAGATTGAGTGAAAAAACAACAAGAAAGTTTGACTGATATTTATAGTAAATTAGCCCTGTAACTCAAGACCTAATGTTTCCCACTTTAAAACATAATGTATGCGCAAAATGAGAGAATTCAATCAGTATGAGATGCTTACTTGAAATTTGGAATATTCAGCAACTTCTCTGGGACAGGTCCAGAAAACAGATTGTTCTCTATGTTCCTGTTAAGCCAGATCAAGAAACATGTTTAAAAACTGTGAACCTTAATGCATCTCAACACAGGCAGCTTTGACAGAGTCCTATGTCCTCTTACTCGGAAGCATAGGCAACAAAACTTCACACTTGTTCATTCAAGTTTAACACAAGCACTAAAAGACAAAGCTTGTTTAATTAGCATTCATGTCAAGAGGACTAGTGAGCAAAGAAATGACTCACAACTTGTTAGACTTGTACAGTATACATATACTGGCTGGCAAACTGATCTCTACAACCAGGTATCAccgaaaagataaaaaaagaattaATACTGACCTATATGGTCCAGCAAGAGAAAAAGCGagcaagtgagagagagagagagagagagagagagagaactcatCTGACAGCTTAGGAACTAAAACTCAACACATAAACGATTAACTAAATAAGCTTAGTCTACTTATGTTACACAACGTGAGAGTCCTACCCAACCGAGGCTAAATACTGGTCAGAATACTGAAGACTGACAGGTATTTGCTGGCCCGATGATGTACTGTTATAAAAAATTATAGCTTGATTTAAGTATAATACCATTCACTTTTAaactttttatcttctttttctaatgatACCGAGTGAAACAAGTTCATATATTGCCCAATATATTGGCACCAGAATAGTTCAATAGCTTACCAAGCCGATATCAGAGTGATACTTAAGACCTTATCAATATCACCATTTAGGCCAACGGTTTCGTATGATCTTTTAACCTCTTCACAGTAAACATTAAGCCAATATTTACTTCCATTTTTGAATTAAAGTAATAGATTTAATCAAGGTtcacaataccgtaccgtaccggtatttcgacctgggctcggtaccggtacggtacggtatatcgagcggtacacccaggtgtaccgagtactgtagcactgctatagtgctacaatactctcggaccggtaacaatcggtccgcgtaccgacaacctgtcagaccggtacgtaccgcccgtaccgggcggtatggctcggtacggcagaccctggatttaattcaaattgactaaaaaaCAATTAAGAATATGTAGTGAAAAAATAAAGGTGAAAAAAACGTTAGAGGTCTATTTggaaaaatacaaattcttgagaGGAAGATCTTCCAACACATCAAGGATCCCAGAAAGCTGATTATTTTGCACATGCCTGCAAAACAAGTTATTAAGCTAATACCACGCTAAAAAAATAGCAAAATTATCAGATATATAAGCAGCTGACACTTACAATGTAGTTAAAGATGACAAGCTTCCCATTGAAGGTGGCAACTGGCCACTTATGTTGTTGACAGAAAGATCCCTGTGTGAATGTTTTGGCATAACAATTATCAAGAATATTGAATGACAAGCAGAAAGAAGATTATTAAAGTAGAAAGTCTAACTTACAAATTTATTAGTCCAGTAAGAGAACTAAAAGCATCTGGCAAATCTCCAGTCAAATGATTATTATTAACTGACCTGTCAATTACAAAGATCAGAAAATGTAAGATATATCTATCAACTAAGATAAAATGCAGGTTCCCTTAAGCAAAATAAGCAAGAAATTACATGTCAGTCAGAAGTGTTAACTTTGATAAAGAACTTGGAATGCTTCCTGCGAACTGGTTAGCTGAAAGAAAGCTGCCCCAGAGAAGGAAACAATACAGCTTTACTCAACATTAGTAACATAGTGAGATCAGAAAGAACGAAACCTAGAATATACTTTAATCTGTTTAAAACATACAATTTCTGCAACGTAAGAGGCAGATTTTCTGGTATGCCACTGCCAAtattgttgttactcaaatctCTACAACATAAAATAGCAGACAAAGATCAATCCACGAGTTCCTGATGATGGCATTAGAAGGGGGGATTATAATGCTAAAGGAGCTTTCTGAAATGAACAGCTCAATTTGGAGAATAGAGAAACAAGATGACAACATTACAGGCTGTTGTTTGTTGTAGCAACAATATGGCAGTACAAAAAATAGCATTGTGCTCATGTCAACAGAAGAATGAATTTCAATGAAGTATCACTTACATTGTCGTTATTGACGAAAAATTGCCTAATCCATCACCCAGTTGCCCCCCAAGATTTGCGCCATTTATAACTCTAACAAAATCAGACCATTTAGATGAGAACAAATAGTGATTACTTCAATAGGATAAGTTAGGAGGAAATTACCGTACATTCCAGTTATATTTGAGTCAACACATTGGACACCTTGCCAGCCCTCCATGCAGGGGTCTCCTCCACTCGGAACCCATCCAGGAAGAGGAGGTGAACCCAAGGCAGCATAAAAGCTATTTATAGCAGAAACTAAGAGAAAACCATTTTTGTGCAAATATTAACTATAAGCTGAATAGGCAAATAGTGACATTCTGCATATATAAAACATTTGTCACCTACGTAAAATGAAGCTCCAAAGTTCTTTTCCCAAAACAAGagccaaaaaacataatttctaCTGTAGAAGTTTCCTAATGCAGTTTTTAGATGACAATTAAGTATGATAAGTATTTATTGTGATGTACCGCTTTGAACACATTAACGGTATCACAACAAAGAAGAAAGTCAAATAAGaatgtaaataaaaattaaagtagtaaaaagaaaagaaaaacctcaaaagaaaaacaaatgacAGAATGGGAGCCAAATCCTTTAATTTCAGCCACATGTAAAAGAAAATAGATACATATTGATGAATGTGAAGATGATCATCTAAATATCAATGCCCGTTCATATCAATGTGGGACTATAGCAGCAGCAGCATGGGATTGATAGATGCAGTGGCACTGATATATCAgtgacaacagcagcagcagccacaGAGGTATTTCTCTTCCAGTTTTCTTAATCAGTTAatcttcttgttttctttttttttttttcaactatgATAGATTTGTGGTGATTGCCCGTTCTcacgcttcttcttcttcacaaatGACAAATCAGCTGGAATCATCAAGAATCAGCAGATTGCCACTTGGATCTGCCAGGTTCAGTTGATTCCAACTGAAGTCAGGTGTTTTATCGCATACTAGCACCCATTTGTAGAAATGATCAGACGAATAGCCATAATACACGATCTGTAGTATGGTGGCACTTGCTACTGCAAACCTACATTGCAGCCACCATGGCCATTTTTCGATCACCACCTTCACTCATAACAAAGCTCCTTACCTTTTGAAAAGTCATTTTTTGTGTGACCAACTGGTATAGGCCTAAAAATGTCAAGTGagaatgtatgatcaatgatgaaCTTTTCGGTTTCCAGTGAAAAAAACATCGACATTTGGTTCCTGAATCACTTGATCATATTTCCCCACATTCCTTACCTGTAGATCTTCAGTATTTAGCTTCAAAATGAGAATAGCAGATTAATTTGTTGCGTGAAGATGGAAGATGGACATCTATCTATATATTTTCTAATTGATACTTGACACCATCGTAGGGGAACAACATTAATAATTTCTGAAAGTGTGCTGCTAAGCATTGTAGGCGTATAATAGCATATATGCTTGAAAAGGTTATAAAACATGATTTATATGTCAAATAAAGAGACAGAACTTGCAAAGCAATTTATCATGAGTTGAATAGGAGCCAGTTTTCAAGTTTCAGGAATCAATGTGTTCAGATGCATATAAAACAACTTGGCGTACCATCTAGTTCGTTAGTGTATGCACAGCAATATGGCAATCCCAGAATCAACATCAAGCCAACCCACAAGAAGAGTCTTAAATTCAAACGATGCACCCGAGCAAATAGCATGATGGTATCTCTCTTCTGAAGCAGCAAACTGACAATCCTGCTGAGatgaagaaaaataaggaaaagatGATTATAGAATACACATTACGTGCACACTTCCTTCCATGCCCACCTAAGATGCTCTATATTACCGatttaaacaaataaaaagtgaAGAAGCTAACTTTTCACTGGCATAACTTTGCGTTGTTTGAATACCTGCACATCTACTGCTATTTTTTAGTTACGAGTACGCTAAATGCGAAAAAGAACTAAAATTTCAAGTTCTTGGAAATGGAAATCAGAAAGTCCGTCCTATACGAACCGCAAAATCAAATTACACATGTACTGAAAGAGGAAGCGTGTTCTTAGGAAATCCCTCCGAGGATCGCAGGTAGCTACAGAAGTATctcaaatttgctaaaaaagaTGTGAGGAACAAACGAGCAAAACGAAAAAAGAACAGAAAACTGAAATCTTTttgctgctgaacaaactatacgCGGCGAGAAGCACCAAAAATGCAGCAACCTAAAAGAAAAAGACCAATCATTTTACAAGAAATCACCACAGGAAGCAGCAAATGCGTCATTTCCGAGTACAAAGtgaaaaatcgcaagattcagaaAGGAGCAGAGAGGTCAGATACCCCAACAGATCTTGCAATCCAATACCACACCGAAGCTCCCCTCGCAGCTGCCGCCCGCGCCAAGCCTTGGATGCTAAGATTCCACTTAGATCGCAACGGGTAAAAAGTAGggaacagaaagaaagaaagaaaggcggAGAGAAAAGGGGAGACACAGACAAAGAGCAAGTGCCATAGCACGGAGTGCACACCACCGCCGCAGCTCCACCCAGACGAAGACGAAATCTAGCAAAAATTACGCAAGTGTAGTACCACTAAACCTATATCAAGTTCTGGATTCGCTTCTTACATGATCATAACACTCGAACCAGCACTATAAATCCGACCAATTCTATTCGACATTAAATTATATGATTGTAGTACATATCAAGCATAGTTCGTTTGGGTAATCTGATGTTATAGTAGCATGCCCTCGTGAATCTGTACCATTATTAAAGCATTACTTGTACCGGAAGGGTTGATTGCTTTCGTGGGAGATTCGTTCGGATAAGACTCACACTGTCGTAGTTGCGGCCGAGCGAAGTGGACGTTTATCCCCTGAGGTCTGAAGAGAAGTCTCTTTGACTGCCagaataataaataaagaaataaatagtAGTAGTTGTGATCCTTTTGCCAGTGACTAATGAACGAACTTTGTGTGTGTTTCTCATTGAGTGAGGCTTCGCCTTCAATCTCTCGGATGATGTTTTTTTCTTGATCCTATCATCCCATACAGTCAATTTCTTGCATTTCTTTTCTTGTCTTGGTTGAATTTGATTCTTTATATGTTGCTAGTAAAATAGTTAATAAATTAAAATGATCCTCCTTTTcgaaacaaatataaataataaaaagaagaatCTAAATATAGCTTTTCTATAAGGATTTATCatttttcaaaaccgaaaaacaatcGTCGatcccttctttcttttttttatttttaaaaataattttacttaatatttttaagtatatctATTATGATAGGATCCATTTTGTCAGAAAGTCGACCCTAAGTAATTAATATATTATCGTTCGTGTTCTAACGTTTATTCTTCTTTCTAGTAGTATAAGATATTAAATCTTTTTCAACttgaattattatattattcataaaattattaagttaatgaatgatataagagGCAATAAgactttatttttatattaatttttctaaattaattaaataattattttaatatgttcaaatattttaccaagtctcGTCATTTTCATCCTCAACCTTGACAACTTTCACTTCGAATATAACATGGTTGTAGAACATTTaaccaaataatttttttttgacttatctcaattaagtGCGATCAAGTTATCatcaataatattaataataataatataaatattatttacatATTTTACCTCAAAATTCTCATGATCTTTATCGCTTGTCGCTGTAATTTTTTTCTAGATATTCCTAAATAAGAAGATCATTCATCATTGATTACTATAGAATCAAACTTTTTTCTTCATTAAATTTCTCAATAGTAAAGCATGCAGAAACAATCTAAGATATTTTTGATCTCATCTTATTGAGATAGaatattttaaaacaaaaaagaaaaatatcaaaaataacaaCGAATAAACTAAAAGAAGAACACTAAATTTCATGGTTCAAAACCATTTGTCTATTTGCCTATGTCTATATAGAAAAATCATATATCCTTTAtatgagaaaaataaatataaaaattaacatTTTGTTGTGTCAACCCAAATCTAAGTTCAAAATTTATTATACACATTCTCATGTAAATGCTAAAgaagtttttttttcctcttagcCCTCTTTATACATACTATAAAAAATCTACAAGCACCCAAAGTGTTCCAAACTATTTttctaatatataaaataaataagtttGAGTTCACTACAATTTTTatccttcaaataatttgaatataattatGACTCCGAAAAATATTTGTGAGTTATGAGCCTAATAAAACCTTCTAAGTTTTACTTTTTTCGTAGGGTCCATTTTTATTATAGCATCAATATTTTTTCTCTGTTGTGATCATATTATCGAGCAATCTATTGTGTTACATGTCGTAAAGAAACGGCATCCAAAACTATCATATCCCGTAAAAGCTTTACCACAATCATATAAGTTGTTGCATAATTCATGTGGCAGAAAAATGTAAATAACATTATGCAAATTTGAAGATGATATTATCCAAACTTTCAGAACGGAGTATTTGATTTATCCTAAGCtcaaaaaataatctttaaaGGTAAAAAAAATTTGACAGACTTATGAATTTTAGGTTCTCATACTCCTCAATCAATATGAAACTAAATGACATTATTAGTGATCCCTTCTATAGGGGAGCCAAGAGCTCATAATCGAGATGTATGATTCGGGAGCGAATTTGCTCGACCGAGATGCTGATCTCGAGCTCTCTTAAGACCGATCTAATAAGGAACCATTTGGTCAGTCGATAATTGGTATGACCAATAGGCTCATAAAGAATTATTTGTTTTAGACGATGGGCATACCCGCACGATTTTATCTTTTCGAAGTATATGAGTTCTAAAAGACGTTTCTAAGAGCAAGAGAGATCTGACTGACTTATGAGTTATTAGTTCTTGTACTCCTCGATCAACGTGGGACTAAATGATCTACTCATCTTGTTCTCTTGACTCTCTTTGATATTCAATgcattatgttattttttttatttacaggATCGAAATAAAGATTTTGATTTCCACTAAACAACCTGTGGTCATTGTGTCTAATAATACTATATTCCAACACTTTTAGTGAGAGGGCAAACGATCGATGCAATTTTCTTTTGCTACAGATTAAAATACAttaattttcttttgctttttcttcGCAAAGATAAAGCACCGAGCGGCAATCTCCGATTCCGCGGCTGCCCACGTCAACACGCAGAGCGGCGCCTCCGGTCGTGATGATCAATGATGCCCCAGTCTCCCACCACAAGCCAATCTTGCAAACAGCTGTCTGCTTCCATCTTTTCCTTCTTTGTCTCTGCATGCCTTTTTCCCTGAGAGCAGAATTCCACGATTTGGACTTTGGGACGCACCGCCAAATCAAACCTAATCTCACATCATTTCTCTTCACACCTTCCTAATCCCAAAAATTGCTACCACAGCTTATGGTCCTCATTACACACTGTCGGCGTCTATTAATTTATATACCGCATCAAAATCAAGCTAACGATAGTAACAttctaataatattaattattattattattatcttcctGAATCAGCGATACAAAACGGACGCCGGAGTAGCAGCCCGGTCAGTGCAGTCCACGTTAAATGGAATGAGGCAGTCAAGCAGGGAGCAAGATATAGTGTACGAGGAGTCCGCCTCGGCACTGTCTCCCACCGCCCTCCCAAGAAACTCGGCGGCACAAGTGAAACATGCTTGACTGTGATCGACACTGCCGAAGTGTTGTTTCTTGGCAGAGGAATTGATAGATGGGGAGATCCGACTGATCCGGAGAGATCGAAATCTGAAGGAGTGATCGGTTCCCGATTCGTTGCATCTGGTGGGCGGAAGGACGGATCCGTAAGCAGTCAGTCGATCGAATTCCAAGTCGACTACGAATGGGGAAGACCGGTGACCgggattggatgcagatctacgcCATCTACGGCACGGATAGGTGGCAAACGGTGGCGTTCCTAGCCCTACACGCGACCCTCTTCGCCGCCatcgctctcctcctcctcctccgcttcccCTCCTCCCTCGCCCTCCTCCGCTCCCTCCTCCCTGCCGCCGTCCCCCTCACCGCCCTCCGCTTCCTCGCCGGACTCGCCGGCTCTACCGCTGCGCTCTCCGCCCTCTGCCTCCTCTACGCTGCCGGCAGTGTGCTCCACTCCTCCCTCGCTCTCCGCTGGGAGATGGCCCAGCGGATGGTCGCCGCCGTCCCGGACTGGTCGGCGGTCCGCACGGCCCTCGACGTCGGCTGCGGCCGGGGCATCCTTCTCAACGCCGTCGCCATGCAGATGAAGAAGGAGGGCTCCGGCGGACGGGTGGTGGGCCTCGACCGGCGGAGGGAGACGGCGGTGGAGGCGCTTCGCCGGGCTGGGGCGGAAGGGGTGCAGGAGTACGTCACGTGCCGAGAGGGCGACGCCAGGAGGCTGCCCTTTGCGGACGGCTACTTCGACGTCGTGGTGTCGGCGAGCGGGCTGGGGGCAGCGGCGGCCGAGGAGAGGGGGCGGGGGCTGGCGGAGATGGTTAGGGTGCTGAAGCCCGGCGGAGTGGGAGTGGTGTGGGACCTGTTACGCGGGTCCGAGTACGCGCAGAGGTTGCGGGAGATGCGGATGGAGAACGTCCGCCTATCCGATCCGGTAACGGCCTACATGGTGGGCAGCCACATCGTCTCCTTCCGAAAGCCCATGGAACAAaaacagcccttgccgcagccgctCTTCCATGACCCACACTGGGCCGCCGACATGTGCTGACGGACGACGCTCCGCCGCTCGGCGGCACCGCATCCAGAGATCACTATACGAtcaccttttttttctctttcttacttaaatatcttttccttttcatatgATTTACTAAGATCTTCGACGTGCTGCCAGCCGCAAGTGTAAATGTTCGTCGCTGGTAGCATTTGTAAGCACGGCGGTCCAAAAATGGGCTACGATGTTGTGACTGGTGATCACGATGCAGATATGAGGGGAATAAATGTGGTTTGCTTTATATACAAAAAATGCTAAAAGCATATAAACCAAATGAACTCCACCAACATAGAACGCAGTGTCTTCATAGCTTGCTTTAAGTTGTAGACCGATCCCCGTCGTTGTGCCTGCACGTCATGTGTTCCTGGGTCATACACTGCCATGTGTCAAGTTAGCACAAGTGATTCTTCCTATCGAGTTGTCAGCACGATGGGATACAAGTTCGGCTCACCAGGTCGCATCAGACACACTATCTACCCACCTGTCCACCTCAAAGTTATGCCATGGCGACAACTGTTTGTCGTGTATCGCTCTGTCACTTGGAAGTGTCGTAGGAAAAGTTCAGTTGTCATTGGAGATACTTCCAAGTCCATCAAAGGACTAATTATAATCTTTTAtagttaatttatttttaatatttttttatttttttaaaaatatattatttattttatatttataaaattaaaaatatttatttatgtgtCTCCTCATAATTTTGCTTATGAAAATACTACATATGCACTCAATGATAAACCCTATGATATTTTCATCAACAGAATCAAAGGTACAAGAaaaaacgagattaaatattttattcttataaGTATAGAGAACTCAATATCATTTTTAGAAGTATATGAATCGAGATACTAAaagtaattaattataaaagataatatataattaggatcatgtaaaatatcataataataaataatattttattgattatgcATTTATAGTGTTTCATAAACATGTGAATTGAGTTTACTTATAATAAGTTGAAGAGTATAATATAGTAATATTTTGGATTAATGGGGTAGGCTCAATAatattaatagattaattatccaatcaaattataacaaatatataataaaaataattgatcATCCAATGAGTTATTTTGAAATCTTCAAATTTAATATAAAGATATCTACGATGACAAGAAACGATAAAATTCATTATGTTAAATCTGTCACATCAGTCATCattctaataaaaaatattattcgaattatttttatttaaaaaaaatatttttataatcacAAAACTTCGACTTTTTTTCGTCTTTGTTGTCAGAGACCATAAGCCCTTGtaccattatatatatttttcaaactttGTAATGATAGATACTCATTCATCTCTAATAGAATATATTCTATCATTTGATGAGTGTGATGGAATTAAATGGACGTCTCTTCGGTGGTCGAATGGAACCAAATGTTCTTAAGACATTTTTaacattatcataaaattattcatGAAAATAATAAAGACGAGAAATATAACAAAACATGGACATCAATTTTATTCTACATAATACATTTGGAACATAAGAATACATgtaccaattttttttttattgtgcaagAGGTGAAAGTCGATTCGGAATCAATATGAATCTTTTCTAGTAGGTCTCTTTTGTAGTAGGTCTCCAATACCTTTGAATGACATGCTTATGAAGTCATGGGATGTCGATCTCGAACATAACTCACTCATGCAGAGTTCGAGATTAAGCAATTTCTAAGTATATCGTTGCGATCGGATAGGGGAGACGTGTAATTATTCAAAATGTGTGAAAATATGGAGATTGTTTGTTATTAGTGTATTATCTCTAATAAGACAGAGTATTTGGTCACGTGACAATGAGGTGACACTGGAGGGTGACCATGTGAAGCTAAGATGTCAATCACATAAGTGGACAGTGGTGTCATGGTGGAGACTCCACCatactgtaacatcccattaatCCCATATCAAAAATGAATAATATGTATAATTAATCGAGTCTGATAAGTATACTAACTAACTCTCGCTTGTTCCTCAAAGTCGTGACCTGTGGTTTGATTCTAAGTGTTAAAGCCTCTTTACACGAGGAGCCATAAAAaacgaaaaaatatatttttgtgatGAGACATTCATTTTTTTTCCTCTCATTAATAGCCTTTGCGTAAGCCTTTAGACAAGGCGGCAACCAGACCCTCAAAACAACGCTTTCTATTATTAATTGGGATAACGAAGAGGAATCGACCAGCGggaagagagagggagggggaaACTAAGGCAAGATCGAAACGAAGAGAAGCTGGGGGCAGATCAGATCAAAGCATCATGGCGCTATCGTCGTCCCCGCTTCGACCGATCTCTCTGTGCGCGAGTCCCTTTCGCGGCCGCCAGTCCAAACCCTCATCTGTGATTCCATCCATCAGAGCTTCGTCTTCCTCGGACGTCCCCGTTCCCGACTTCCTCTCCTCCGATTGGTAAATTTGTCCTTCATTTTTAACCCCCGCTTTCTCATGTGGAAATTAGCGCGGCGCTTCTTTAGCTTGATTTCTGTTGTTTAGGCGCTAATTATGGGTCCCTTTCTGCAAGGATTCCTGAGAGTTTGGACGAGAAATCGATTGATTACACATTATCCAATTGCAAATGGTGAGGCGAAGTGAGAA
Coding sequences:
- the LOC103996803 gene encoding protein STRUBBELIG-RECEPTOR FAMILY 3, encoding MALALSSKAWRGRQLRGELRCGIGLQDLLGRIVSLLLQKRDTIMLFARVHRLNLRLFLWVGLMLILGLPYCCAYTNELDVSAINSFYAALGSPPLPGWVPSGGDPCMEGWQGVQCVDSNITGIVINGANLGGQLGDGLGNFSSITTIDLSNNNIGSGIPENLPLTLQKFFLSANQFAGSIPSSLSKLTLLTDMSVNNNHLTGDLPDAFSSLTGLINLDLSVNNISGQLPPSMGSLSSLTTLHVQNNQLSGILDVLEDLPLKNLNIENNLFSGPVPEKLLNIPNFKKDGNPFNTSITPSSAPRQSPPQSSPSGSPIPDTMHTNSSDGPSSQESPHKLSTVKIVGYVVVAVFLVIVIVLMVIFCLSKYQERKSKHDELFRSQVGRTEMGYKKPRSEEHFAETKNEVPEAAKKGHRERKEYVTDMVMTVVKDSEKKKEHIIDMNETADIVMPQSPVENVTVTPIVLRKNVVGHSPEMMNTTPTSVRSFSVGDLQQYTDNFSEENLIRDDRLGKAYLAQSSDGKLLEVMKLDNVNSRVPADDFLELVLAVSELRHPNILELVGYCAEFDQRLFVYRYFSQKTLHDILHVGDDLNSRLSWTARLEVALGAAKALEYLHENCQPSFVHQNFGPANLLLNDELAVCVTECGLSSLMSTNSVMQLSGRMRAMYNYEAPEVNESGKFTDRSDVYSFGVVMLELLTGRKPYDSARPHSEQHLVRWASSQLYDINALSKMVDPLISGSYPEKSLSCFADIISRCIQQEPEFRPPISEVVHDLIRMVNDVKHATNDDHV
- the LOC135592400 gene encoding uncharacterized protein LOC135592400, whose amino-acid sequence is MGKTGDRDWMQIYAIYGTDRWQTVAFLALHATLFAAIALLLLLRFPSSLALLRSLLPAAVPLTALRFLAGLAGSTAALSALCLLYAAGSVLHSSLALRWEMAQRMVAAVPDWSAVRTALDVGCGRGILLNAVAMQMKKEGSGGRVVGLDRRRETAVEALRRAGAEGVQEYVTCREGDARRLPFADGYFDVVVSASGLGAAAAEERGRGLAEMVRVLKPGGVGVVWDLLRGSEYAQRLREMRMENVRLSDPVTAYMVGSHIVSFRKPMEQKQPLPQPLFHDPHWAADMC